The Bacillota bacterium genomic interval GGGGCTGTGGCTAAAGCGGTCATTGCTCAACTGAAAAAGGTCCAGGAAAACCTGGGATTATGTCAATGTTCCGAGCACACTAATTCGTGAAAAGGCGGCGCTCATGCCGCCTCTTTTTATGTCTGATGTCCTAGCAGGGTTCGACAATTTGTCTGTCGAATTAACTCTTGACTGCAGTCAAAAGATCGGGGGAATAGAAGGATGTTCGTTGGCATTGACTTGGGAGGAACCAATATCGCCGGGGGATTGGTGAACGGGAATGGCAAATTGCTAGAAAAAATTGAAACCCCTACCTTAAGTGAGCGGGGCAGTGCTCTTGTAATCGCTGATATCGTTAAATTGTGCAAAAAACTGGCGTCCAGGGAGCAGGTGCGTGCAGTAGGGATTGGCTTTCCCGGATTTGTGGACTCCCGGGGACAGGTTCTGTTCGCCCCTAATCTCGGCTGGCAAGATGTGTTGTTAACACCGGCGCTTGAGTCCCAATTGGGACTACCTGTGCGGGTGGCCAATGATGCCAGTGTTGCGGCATTGGCGGAAGCCCGGGCCGGAGTGACCAGTGAGTTTGCCAGTTCATTATTTCTGACACTGGGCACCGGTGTCGGTGGCGGCATCGTCATCGATGGCAAGTTGTGGAATGGAAGCCGTGGAGCTGCAGGTGAGGTTGGGCATATGGTCGTTGGTGAAAGCCTCCATAATTGTGGCTGTGGCAAAAATGGCTGTCTGGAAGCCTTCGCATCTGCGACGGCATTGGTGCAATATGCAGCGCACCTTATGGAAAATAGGCCCAGTGTATTGCCGGCTAACCCCGATGCCCGGGCTGTTTTTGCAGCGGCCAGGCAGGGGGATGAAGTGGCGTCAATGGCGGTAGAGCGCCTGATTCATTATCTGGCTCTGGGGATAGTCAATCTGATTAATATTTTTGATCCGGATGCTGTGGCCATCGGCGGCGGTCTTGCCCGCGCCGGCGAGCAGCTGTTTACGCCATTGAGGAAGGCGATAGCCGGCAATTTGCTGGTGCCTGATTTGGCGATGCCGCCCATTTTGCTAGCCCGTATGGGAAATGACGCCGGCATAGTCGGCGCGGCAATGCTTGGTGCAGATACTGTATAGCAGGTTGGCGTTAAAAACGAAGAAAATGAAAAACAGGCCTTTCGGCCTGTTCCTTAACTCTGTGCCTGCTTCTTGCGATGATAAACAATCATCCCCAGGTTGACAATTGAGGCCAGCATCAGAAATCCGATAATCGGAAGATAGACGCGGAAATTGCGAGCGCTTAACTCAGTAGCGCTAAGAAACCCGGGAACCATCAACAGCAGAATTGGCAGAAGTGCAAAAAGTTTGCTCACTTCAGCCCCTCCCTTCTGTGTAAAAAATCACAATACTTTGCTAAAAAATAGAATAACGAGTATGTATAAAGTAGTTATCAGCTTAAGAACTCAAAAGAAAACTATCACATTCACTATCCGTATTCATTATAGCATGTTTGTGGAAATGGCGCTACCGTTATTCGAAAAGTTTTGACTGCATATTGACAAATAAACCAGGGAGCCCCACGCTAGTTTAACAGCACCGCTGGGAAAAGGATACCGTAATCCCTTGTGGCATAAAGCTTCAAGGGTATATTTTTTTGTTTTTCTTTACTTATTTATGTGGCATAACATGGCACAATGTGGTATAATG includes:
- a CDS encoding ROK family protein — protein: MFVGIDLGGTNIAGGLVNGNGKLLEKIETPTLSERGSALVIADIVKLCKKLASREQVRAVGIGFPGFVDSRGQVLFAPNLGWQDVLLTPALESQLGLPVRVANDASVAALAEARAGVTSEFASSLFLTLGTGVGGGIVIDGKLWNGSRGAAGEVGHMVVGESLHNCGCGKNGCLEAFASATALVQYAAHLMENRPSVLPANPDARAVFAAARQGDEVASMAVERLIHYLALGIVNLINIFDPDAVAIGGGLARAGEQLFTPLRKAIAGNLLVPDLAMPPILLARMGNDAGIVGAAMLGADTV